A genomic segment from Halomonas sp. TA22 encodes:
- the trmA gene encoding tRNA (uridine(54)-C5)-methyltransferase TrmA encodes MAVPVVDPTHYDQQLEAKRVRITEQFAHFSPPPLEVYPSPASHYRQRCEFRLWHEGDDLFYAMFEVDPHDPKKKRVIRLDEYPVASRRINELMPQLIEAIRDKPTLRRKLFQVEFLTTLSGEALVTLVYHRPLDEGWEREAVALQARLGISLIGRSRKQRLVLERDHVWERLNVEGREFVYQQVENSFTQPNAEISQSMLGWARDVTRDSQAADLVELYCGNGNFTVALAENFRRVLATEISRTSVASAKVNLEANGIDNAVVGRMSAEEFSAALKGEKGGRRVAEMALDDYDFSTVLVDPPRAGLDERSCDQLSDYARIVYVSCNPDTLADNLERLGVTHRITRFALFDQFPWTHHCECGVVLEKR; translated from the coding sequence GTGGCCGTACCCGTTGTCGACCCCACGCACTATGACCAGCAACTCGAGGCCAAGCGCGTGCGCATCACCGAGCAGTTCGCGCACTTCTCACCGCCCCCGCTGGAGGTTTATCCGTCGCCGGCAAGCCATTACCGCCAGCGCTGCGAATTCCGGCTCTGGCATGAGGGCGACGACCTGTTCTACGCCATGTTCGAGGTCGACCCGCACGACCCGAAGAAGAAGCGGGTCATTCGACTCGACGAGTATCCGGTGGCCAGCCGGCGCATCAATGAATTGATGCCGCAGCTGATCGAGGCGATACGCGACAAGCCGACGCTGCGTCGCAAGCTGTTCCAGGTCGAGTTCCTCACCACGCTTTCCGGCGAGGCGCTGGTGACGCTTGTCTACCATCGCCCGCTCGACGAGGGGTGGGAGCGCGAGGCCGTGGCGCTTCAGGCGCGCCTTGGCATCTCGCTCATTGGCCGTTCGCGCAAGCAGCGCCTGGTGCTCGAGCGTGACCATGTATGGGAGCGCCTGAACGTGGAGGGACGGGAGTTCGTCTACCAGCAGGTCGAGAACAGCTTTACCCAGCCCAATGCCGAGATCAGCCAATCGATGCTCGGCTGGGCTCGGGACGTGACGCGAGACAGCCAGGCGGCAGACCTGGTCGAGCTCTACTGCGGCAATGGCAACTTCACCGTGGCGCTGGCCGAGAACTTCCGGCGGGTTCTGGCCACCGAGATCTCGCGTACCTCAGTCGCCTCGGCCAAGGTCAATCTCGAGGCCAACGGAATCGACAATGCCGTGGTCGGGCGGATGTCCGCCGAGGAGTTCTCGGCGGCGCTCAAGGGGGAGAAAGGGGGGCGTCGGGTGGCCGAGATGGCGCTGGACGACTACGATTTTTCTACCGTGCTGGTCGATCCCCCGCGTGCCGGACTGGATGAGCGTAGCTGCGATCAGCTCAGCGACTATGCGCGCATCGTCTATGTGTCATGCAATCCGGACACTCTGGCGGATAATCTCGAGCGCCTGGGTGTGACGCACCGCATCACGCGCTTTGCACTGTTCGATCAGTTTCCCTGGACGCACCACTGCGAATGCGGCGTGGTGCTGGAGAAGCGCTAG
- the murI gene encoding glutamate racemase, whose protein sequence is MSGPILIFDSGVGGLSVVAAMRARLPGAELAYVCDNAMLPYGTKADDWLVARSVAVCEAAIRESGACALVVACNTASTLALDALREQLSVSVIGTVPAIKPAARFTRSGSIALLATSATVNRPYTCQLIEDFAGDCKVLRLAADPLVAQAERMLAGELLDDAVVEACLAPLWREEELDTVVLGCTHFPLLRDVLQRHALAACPARTITWVDSGDAIARRVAQLVERPPLTQRPGPVWLTASAPQLTPALAYHGFGVPSLLAVAPRHEPAPRLG, encoded by the coding sequence ATGAGTGGACCGATTCTGATCTTCGATTCCGGTGTCGGCGGGCTGTCGGTAGTCGCGGCGATGCGCGCCCGGCTGCCGGGCGCCGAGCTTGCCTACGTCTGCGACAACGCCATGCTGCCCTACGGCACCAAGGCTGACGACTGGCTGGTGGCACGCAGCGTTGCGGTGTGCGAGGCGGCGATTCGTGAAAGCGGTGCCTGTGCGCTGGTCGTGGCGTGCAATACCGCCAGTACCCTGGCGCTGGATGCGCTGCGCGAACAGCTGTCGGTCTCGGTGATCGGCACCGTGCCTGCCATCAAGCCCGCCGCCCGGTTCACCCGCAGCGGCAGCATTGCGCTGCTGGCCACCTCGGCCACGGTCAATCGTCCCTATACCTGTCAGCTGATCGAGGATTTTGCCGGCGATTGCAAGGTGCTGCGTCTGGCCGCCGATCCGCTGGTCGCCCAAGCCGAGCGGATGCTGGCCGGCGAGTTGCTGGATGACGCCGTGGTGGAAGCATGCCTGGCACCGCTGTGGCGGGAGGAGGAGCTCGACACCGTGGTACTCGGCTGCACCCACTTCCCGCTGCTGCGTGACGTGCTGCAGAGGCATGCGCTTGCGGCCTGTCCGGCACGCACTATTACCTGGGTCGATTCCGGCGATGCCATTGCCCGCCGCGTCGCCCAACTGGTGGAGCGCCCCCCACTGACGCAGCGCCCGGGGCCGGTCTGGCTCACCGCCTCGGCGCCACAGCTGACCCCGGCGCTGGCATACCACGGTTTCGGCGTGCCGAGCCTGCTTGCGGTGGCGCCCCGCCATGAGCCCGCCCCGCGTCTTGGCTGA
- a CDS encoding LysR family transcriptional regulator, which translates to MDRLQAMQIFRAVVEAGSFAGGARKLDISNAMVSKQIARLEEMLGVRLLIRTTRRLQLTAEGERYLHTTGRLLDELDELEAGLGEQRGEVRGRLRLSAPLDFGVLELIPALQAFEQAHPQVELDVVLEDRRVDPLAEDFDLVIRIGELEDSSLIARSLMTMPIYLYASPDYLARHGVPAHPRDLARHRCLHYSLQRGGPSWPMWVEGRLTRIRFQPVLSCNNGRALVEAAIRGMGLAMKPAFLGEPEVANGRLVRVLEAYCPPPLGVHLLYAERELMPSRLRVLIDTLLSYFRTTTP; encoded by the coding sequence ATGGATCGGCTGCAGGCGATGCAGATATTTCGAGCGGTGGTGGAGGCGGGCAGTTTTGCCGGCGGCGCTCGCAAGCTGGATATCTCCAACGCCATGGTCAGCAAGCAGATCGCCAGGCTCGAGGAGATGCTGGGCGTGCGGCTGCTGATCCGCACCACCCGGCGGCTGCAGCTCACCGCCGAGGGTGAGCGCTACCTGCACACCACTGGCCGGCTGCTGGACGAGCTGGACGAGCTGGAAGCGGGACTTGGCGAGCAGCGCGGCGAAGTGCGTGGGCGCTTGAGGCTCTCCGCGCCTCTGGATTTCGGTGTGCTTGAGTTGATACCGGCGCTGCAGGCTTTCGAGCAGGCCCATCCTCAGGTGGAGCTCGATGTTGTGCTCGAGGATCGGCGTGTCGACCCCTTGGCCGAGGACTTCGACCTGGTGATCCGTATCGGTGAGCTGGAGGACTCCAGTCTCATCGCTCGCTCGCTGATGACGATGCCGATCTATCTCTACGCCTCGCCCGACTATCTGGCGCGCCACGGTGTGCCGGCGCACCCGCGCGATCTGGCCCGGCATCGCTGCCTGCATTACAGCCTGCAGCGGGGAGGGCCGAGCTGGCCGATGTGGGTCGAGGGCAGGCTTACGCGCATCCGCTTCCAGCCGGTGCTGAGCTGCAACAATGGCCGGGCTCTGGTCGAGGCCGCCATCCGCGGCATGGGGCTGGCCATGAAGCCTGCGTTTCTGGGCGAGCCGGAAGTGGCCAATGGGCGCCTGGTGCGGGTGCTGGAGGCGTACTGTCCGCCACCGCTGGGCGTGCACCTGCTGTATGCCGAGCGTGAGCTGATGCCTTCACGCCTGCGTGTGTTGATCGATACCCTGCTGAGCTATTTTCGGACAACGACCCCATGA
- a CDS encoding LexA family transcriptional regulator: MHIIPLPQMPAIKAPPGPTRRGASGFPSPADEYLETPLDLHRHLIPRPSSTFFMRVADATQSEAGFHPGDLLVVDRALSPQPGDWVIAVIDGGLCLRRIEGLGRQRWLCPPEPQRARLPLEEESDCRLWGVVHHVIHNFRHASRTEAR; encoded by the coding sequence ATGCACATCATCCCCCTACCTCAAATGCCCGCCATCAAGGCACCGCCAGGCCCCACCCGGCGCGGTGCCAGCGGTTTTCCCTCGCCGGCCGACGAGTATCTGGAGACCCCGCTGGACCTGCATCGTCATCTGATACCGCGCCCCTCATCGACCTTCTTCATGCGAGTGGCCGACGCCACCCAGAGCGAGGCGGGGTTCCATCCTGGGGATCTGCTCGTCGTCGATCGCGCCCTCTCGCCCCAGCCAGGCGACTGGGTAATCGCCGTGATCGATGGCGGGCTGTGCCTGCGCCGCATCGAGGGTCTGGGGCGCCAGCGCTGGCTCTGCCCTCCCGAACCTCAGCGAGCCAGGTTGCCCTTGGAGGAGGAGAGCGACTGCCGGCTCTGGGGCGTGGTGCATCATGTCATCCATAACTTTCGACATGCATCGCGTACAGAGGCGCGCTAG
- a CDS encoding Y-family DNA polymerase has product MFALVDSNNFYVSCERLFAPRLEGQPVGVLSNNDGCVIARSEEFKALGIPMGMPTHKIAPDLRRQVVLCSSNYALYGDISARIQQVLAARVPALEPYSIDECFLDLRGVKEDLETLGRELAMAVAQEVGMPVSVGIAPTRTLAKLANRHAKRHPARPQVCVWPSADTPALIRLLDELPLNGLWGIGERLQRRLAGQNIVTAAALRDAPQEWLRKHFSVVVARLAKELTGTPCLQGTDIDTPRRSILCSRSFARPLNDPGEISAALRYHSQRAGEKLRRDDLQASALGLFLRTSPYQYPDRPGGSLWAPLPYPSADTLCLNRLAQALLARLWDPSLTYQKVGVMLSELTPRQHSQGSLFQGHEPLRQEKLMATWDTIRQRFGNDALTLGVHAADARWQMHSRYRSSRYTTRWDELPGVSAC; this is encoded by the coding sequence ATGTTCGCGCTGGTCGATTCCAACAACTTCTATGTGAGCTGTGAACGGCTATTCGCCCCTCGCCTGGAAGGCCAACCGGTGGGGGTGCTCTCCAACAACGATGGCTGCGTAATTGCCCGCTCGGAGGAGTTCAAGGCCCTGGGCATCCCCATGGGCATGCCGACTCACAAGATCGCCCCGGACCTGCGTCGCCAGGTGGTGTTGTGCTCCTCCAACTATGCGCTCTATGGCGACATCTCGGCGCGCATTCAGCAGGTGCTGGCCGCACGGGTCCCAGCGCTTGAGCCCTACTCCATCGATGAGTGCTTTCTCGACCTTCGCGGTGTGAAGGAGGATCTGGAGACCCTGGGAAGGGAACTGGCCATGGCGGTGGCTCAAGAGGTCGGCATGCCGGTCTCGGTGGGCATCGCCCCTACCCGCACACTGGCCAAGCTGGCCAATCGGCATGCCAAGCGGCACCCGGCGCGCCCCCAGGTATGCGTCTGGCCGAGTGCGGATACGCCAGCGTTGATACGCCTGCTCGACGAGCTGCCGCTCAACGGCCTATGGGGAATCGGCGAGCGCTTGCAGCGGCGCCTGGCTGGCCAGAACATCGTCACCGCCGCCGCCCTGCGCGACGCGCCGCAGGAGTGGCTACGCAAGCATTTCAGCGTAGTGGTGGCACGTCTGGCGAAGGAGCTTACGGGAACGCCCTGCCTGCAGGGCACGGATATCGATACGCCACGCCGCTCCATCCTCTGTTCACGCTCCTTCGCGCGGCCCCTGAACGATCCTGGCGAAATCAGCGCAGCACTGCGCTACCACAGCCAGCGCGCCGGCGAGAAGCTGCGCCGCGACGACCTGCAAGCCAGTGCTCTCGGGCTCTTTCTGCGCACCAGTCCCTACCAGTATCCCGACCGACCCGGCGGTAGCCTATGGGCACCGCTACCCTACCCCAGCGCCGATACGCTGTGTCTCAACCGCCTAGCGCAGGCGTTGCTAGCACGCTTGTGGGACCCTTCGCTGACCTATCAGAAGGTCGGGGTCATGCTGAGCGAGCTAACCCCCCGCCAGCATAGCCAGGGATCGCTGTTCCAAGGGCATGAACCGCTACGCCAAGAAAAGCTGATGGCCACCTGGGACACGATTCGACAACGCTTTGGAAACGATGCCCTGACACTGGGCGTGCATGCTGCCGATGCCCGCTGGCAGATGCACAGTCGCTATCGCTCGAGCCGCTATACCACTCGCTGGGACGAGCTGCCCGGAGTCAGTGCGTGCTGA
- a CDS encoding hemerythrin domain-containing protein has translation MLTQLRLDHANMARLLHVLQLKHKTLAAGERPNFQLIREVVDYILDYMEGFTLPLERICSDELLERVPSARELTCQLNADYQDLRERLLRFSQDVDRVLMDAVMPMDVFADDLKAYLEAHRAYLRNEREELFPLIREHLDEEDLERLSTLLPEEASAKLEQLQQAYPELYAEFRATPEPAI, from the coding sequence ATGCTGACTCAACTGCGTCTGGATCATGCCAACATGGCGCGCCTGTTGCACGTGCTGCAACTCAAGCACAAGACACTGGCGGCCGGCGAGCGGCCCAACTTTCAGCTGATTCGAGAGGTCGTCGATTACATTCTCGACTACATGGAGGGGTTCACCTTGCCGTTGGAGCGGATCTGCAGCGACGAGTTGCTCGAGCGCGTCCCCAGTGCCCGGGAGCTGACTTGCCAACTCAATGCCGACTATCAGGACCTGCGCGAGCGCCTGCTGCGCTTCTCCCAGGATGTCGACAGAGTGCTCATGGATGCGGTCATGCCGATGGATGTGTTCGCGGACGATCTGAAGGCCTACTTGGAGGCGCACCGCGCCTATCTGCGCAACGAGCGTGAGGAGCTGTTTCCGCTGATTCGCGAGCACCTCGATGAGGAGGATCTCGAGCGTCTCTCCACCCTGCTGCCCGAAGAGGCCTCGGCCAAGCTCGAGCAGTTGCAGCAGGCCTATCCCGAGCTCTACGCCGAGTTTCGTGCCACGCCCGAACCTGCGATCTAG
- a CDS encoding SCO family protein has protein sequence MARRGRYVLGAAGTLVLMSIALGLAAVRGSSPEVTGAPASADPPSLILDFTLVSHRGETLTPDAFEGRWLLLFFGFTHCPDVCPASLATLAQVLERLGDQAEPLQPLMISVDPKRDTPDILSRYVTHFHHDIVGLTGTPAQVDAAAASLRAYYRQVPYGSQGDYTVDHSAFFYLIDPQREVAELYPHGMGVEAIADDIRAHLDAAPSWGGDT, from the coding sequence ATGGCCAGAAGGGGACGATACGTATTGGGCGCCGCTGGCACGCTCGTGCTGATGAGTATCGCCCTGGGCTTGGCAGCAGTTCGCGGGTCATCCCCCGAGGTGACCGGAGCACCGGCCAGCGCCGATCCACCCTCACTGATCCTCGACTTCACGCTCGTCAGTCACCGGGGCGAGACGCTTACGCCTGACGCGTTCGAGGGGCGCTGGCTGCTGCTGTTCTTCGGCTTCACCCACTGCCCCGATGTCTGCCCCGCCAGCCTTGCCACCCTCGCCCAGGTGCTGGAGCGGCTAGGGGACCAAGCAGAACCGCTGCAGCCGCTGATGATCAGCGTCGATCCCAAGCGCGACACTCCTGACATTCTCTCCCGCTACGTCACCCATTTTCACCACGACATCGTTGGGCTGACAGGCACGCCGGCGCAAGTCGACGCTGCAGCCGCCAGCCTTCGCGCCTACTACCGCCAGGTACCCTACGGCTCACAGGGCGACTATACGGTGGATCACTCGGCGTTTTTCTATCTGATCGACCCGCAGCGGGAGGTAGCCGAACTCTACCCTCACGGCATGGGCGTGGAGGCCATCGCCGACGACATACGAGCCCACCTGGACGCAGCCCCTTCCTGGGGAGGCGATACCTAG
- a CDS encoding DUF2243 domain-containing protein, with protein MASQAPSLGAKHFRWAGYLLGFSLAGFFDGILLHQILQWHHLLLGLEGAFFADMRVQILADGLFHAVMYVLAIIGLWLLWRSRDRFARPGADRRLLANALLGFGLWHVIDAFVFHWALGFHRIRMAADNLLFWDLLWLGLFGGLPLIAGWLLRRGGSGGEGGTRLKPGAAAMVLTLAVLVAGPLAAVPPSDTSGAVVLFKPGMPASQRLAAIAEIDARLVWSDATGDLWALDLPDPRRARSLYGNGALLVSNSLLAVGCFAWSRPPA; from the coding sequence ATGGCGTCACAGGCACCCTCCTTGGGCGCGAAGCACTTCAGATGGGCAGGCTACCTGCTCGGCTTCAGCCTTGCTGGGTTCTTCGATGGCATCCTGCTGCATCAGATCCTGCAGTGGCACCATCTGCTGCTCGGTCTCGAGGGGGCCTTCTTCGCCGACATGCGGGTGCAGATTCTTGCTGACGGGCTTTTCCATGCCGTGATGTATGTATTGGCCATCATCGGCCTGTGGCTACTTTGGCGCTCTCGGGACCGCTTCGCGAGGCCTGGGGCGGACCGGCGGCTGCTGGCCAATGCACTGCTCGGCTTTGGCCTGTGGCATGTGATCGATGCCTTCGTCTTCCACTGGGCGTTGGGCTTTCATCGTATTCGTATGGCGGCGGACAATCTGCTGTTCTGGGACCTGCTCTGGCTGGGGTTGTTCGGCGGCCTGCCGCTGATCGCGGGTTGGCTGCTGCGTCGCGGCGGCAGCGGTGGAGAAGGCGGCACTCGGCTCAAGCCGGGAGCAGCGGCGATGGTGCTTACGCTGGCGGTGCTGGTGGCGGGGCCGTTGGCTGCCGTGCCGCCTTCCGACACGTCTGGGGCGGTGGTCCTGTTCAAGCCTGGTATGCCCGCTTCGCAGCGGCTGGCAGCGATTGCCGAGATCGATGCCCGGCTCGTCTGGAGCGACGCCACGGGGGATCTATGGGCGCTTGACCTGCCCGATCCGCGCCGTGCGAGATCGCTCTATGGCAACGGCGCCTTGCTGGTCAGCAATTCGTTGCTGGCGGTGGGTTGCTTCGCGTGGTCGCGACCGCCAGCCTAG